The DNA sequence CTTCATCAATCCCAATCTTTGGAGAGTTAATTGCCTTTAAAATCTCTTCAATACCTTTAACTTTCTTCTTCATTCTTCTCTTCTATTGGTAACACTTCATAAATTAACTTAATTCTTCCTTCTTTACTCATAAGTTCACCGTTCTCATCAATTGTAAGGCTTAGTTCTTTTGGGATCTCAAATTTGATCGCTTTTCTCTTATCTTCCTCATCTAAATTGTAAATACCTACGGGTGAAACAGTAAAACCTTCAAAGAAAAATGTTTTATCCTTCGCCTCTCCTTTTAAAAGATAAAGAAGCTTCCCAATTATTTCCTTTTCAGAATCCGAACCTTTAAGAGGAGAGGTTAAAAGATAAGCTTCGGAATTCAACAGAAGATTTATTAGGGTATTATTATCAATAAGAACAACAGATCTTTCAGGACTTTTACCCGAAGAAAGTAAACTTGCCTCATCAACAAGAATTCCATTTAAATCCGGATCCCCGAAAGCATTTGGGGAAAAACTAATGTCTTTCCCTGGGATTCCACTGGAAATACCAACACCAAGCCTAAACAACGATTTGAATTGTGGAGGAAGAAGAGCATAGGTGATTCCTTCATGCAATATCTCTTTTTCTTTTATGTCTCCAAACCATTCCCTGTACTTAACATAATTTTCCTTAACAAAATCTTCTGCAGTCTTAACCATATCCAATGCAGTCTTTATTGCCATCTCAGCACTCTTAAAATAAGGTAATAAATAAAACTCATCCTCAAGAGCAGTAGAGTGACGAACCATTTTCCCTGATTTTGTTGTTGAGGTTTTATAAATCTCTCTATAAAGCTTTTGAGAATTCCCGCCAAACCACATAATCCCCCCATCTCCAGTATCCTTTAAGATAAAAGAGGAACCTCTTTTAGCAGATTCAAAAATATAAGATTGGAATAGAGAGAGAATGGCTCTCTCTCTATCTGCATCTCTTAAACGATGAGACATAAAAGTTGAACCTCTAATATCATAGACTAAAACAGAAACCAAAGAGGAGAAATTTTTCCGAATTATGAAAGAAATTTTCTCCTTTAATTCCAAGGCTTCTTTGTCTATCTTCGGTCTAATTTTCCCATCCTTAGAGAACCTATAAAAATAACCTCTTGGTAAAAGATTCAGTCCGACAAGATGAATAATTTTTTCTCCTTTCATCCTGGATCTTGGATTTTCAAAATCTATAGAAGGAGGCCATATTTCCACCATGTTATTCAATACCTCACGAACAAATATTACCTCAAGGAGCTCACCAAAAGCTAACTTATAATTATAAATCACTTTATCAATATCAGGAGAAAAAGTCTTTCTATCCCCAAAACTCAATTTCGAAAGAATCGTTCCTCCCTGAACTTTCTCTTCTTTTATAAGAAAGCGACTTATTGCCTTCTCAGAAGCAGGGCTTATTACAGCCAAAAATGGCTGGGCATGCCAAAATTCTCTAACCAATTTTTCAATCTCCCAAGAAGGAGGGGAAGGAATAAAAGCCCTTATATCTTGAGCTTTCATCCCAAGAAGAAGTTTATTTTGATCAATATCTTCTTTTAAATTTATAGCTAAATTTTTCAGCTCTTGAACCATCCTAACATGAAGTTTCAAAGTTCCTTCCAGTTTTGTAATTTCTTTCTGCATATTCAAAAGAACTGTGGATAAATCCACATTTTTTACATCAACTAAAGCTTTCAATTTACTAAGACTATTTTGTATAAATTTGTTTGTTTCTTCTCGAAGCTTCATCGCCTTATCATCTAAAGCTAAATCTCTTTCAATTAAATTTTTCTTCTCTTTTTCAGCTTTAACTGAGGCTGTTTTCGCTAGGATCTCTAAAGTCTTTCCAGAAGGAATAAAGAAATCGGCAAAAGGAAAATTCTTTAAGGCTTGGGTATTATTAATCTCTGAATTTTTAAAAAGAGAAATTATATCAGGGGCCTCTCTCTCTGTAAAATCTTCTATTAAAATTTCATGAATTCTTATAAAAACAGAAGGGGTAAATCCGAAATTTGCAAGAAATGGAGCAAGATCTCTAATAGTTAAATTTTGAGCACTGAATCCTAAAAATAAAGGGTCCTTAGAAATAAGTCTTGCAAGAGGATCTAACTTATCTATAGGAACTTCTCCCATAAAGAGATTTATAAATCTCTTTCCAACCCTAATGGCTTCCTGAATATTACTTATTATCTCTGATGGATATAGTTTGACAAAAGCTATAAATAATAACACAAGAAAATAATCTCCTTTATCCAAAGCATTAAGAAATAAATCTCCAATAAATCTTTTATCTTTTTTATATAAATTGTCCTCTTTCAATCTAACAAAAATCTCCTTTAGATAAGGGAGTTCCTCATGAGCAATCTCAACAAATATTTTAATGTTATGCTCCTCTAAAAAATTAGAAAAACTCGTTTTAATAGATTTTAGCTTCAAGTATCTAAACAGTAGATTCTTATAAAATTCAAAACGGGTTTTTTCTCCTATACTCTCTTCAAGATTTTCAAGAAATCTACTTTTAAACGCAGCGGATTGCTCTAAGAAAGTAGAATTAAACTTCATTTTTTCTTTATTAAAAAATCCCCTTCTCTATAAACAATTCTTCCATCCACTATTGTATATTTTACAACGCCTTCTAATCTTTTTCCTAAAAAGGGTGAGTTCTTTGATTTTGAGACAAATCCATCGGCTTCCACTTTCCAACTACCTTTAAGATCCACAATAGTAAAATCCGCAATTCCTCCTTCTTTTATTTCTCCAAGAGGAAGATTAAAAATCTTTGAAGGGGTAGAAGTTAACACTTTTATTAGTTTGCCAAGTTCCATTTTTCCAGCTTTTACCAAAAAAGTGTATAAAACCCCAAAAGAAGTTTCAAGACCTATTACTCCGAATGCTGCTTCTACAAAATCAGTCTCTTTCTTATAATCAGGTTGAGGAGCATGATCGGTTGCCACAACATCAATTATTCCCTCCACTAAAGCCTTTTGAAGAATTTCTAAATCCGCTTTAGTTCTTAGAGGAGGATTCATTTTTTTATTTGGATCAAAATCTTTGATCTCTTCATCAGAAAGAATTAAATGATGAGGAGTAACCTCTGAGGTTATCTTTTCGGTTTTAAATTCTCTAATTAATTTAACCGAATCTGCAGTGGAAATATGTGCCAAATGCAATCTCCCACTAGTGAACTTAGACAAAAGAAGATCTCTTGCAACAACTGTTGATTCGGATATATCTGGAATACCCTTAAGACCAAGAATTGTTGAAATAACTCCTTCATTCATTTGCCCTTTTGCAGAAAGGCTTTTATCTTCAGGGTGATCTATAATTGGTGTATTAAATAACTTAGAATATTCTAAGGCATTTCTGAGCAAAAAAGAATCCATTACGCAATCTCCATCATCACTAAAAGCAACACAACCAGCCTCAAAAAGATGACTCATTTCAGAAAGTTCTTTCCCTTTTCTCCCTTTTGTAATAGTCCCAATGGGGAAAACCCTGCATAATCCTACTTCTTCACTTTTCTCCTTTATAAATCTCGCAACCCCTTCGTTGTCAATTGGAGGTTCAGTATTCGGCATTACACAAACAGATGTATATCCTCCTTTAACAGCCGCTTTAGAACCTGTCTCTATTGTCTCAGCATCTTCAGCTCCGGGTTCTCGGAAATGAGAATGAACATCAATAAATCCTGGAAAGAGATATAAACCTTTTCCATTTATTTCCTCTATAGGAAAAGATGTTAATTCTTTCACAACTTTCCCTTCTTCTATTAAAATATTTCCAACCTCATCAATACCATTTAAGGGGTCAAAAAGATGAACATCTTTAATTCTTAAGCTCATTTATTTTCTCCTTTAAAAGAAGATACAAAACACTCATCCTTACAGCAACACCAGCAGTTACCTGCTCAAGTATTAAAGAATACTCGGAATCCGCAACTCTTGATTCTATTTCTATCCCTCTATTAATTGGTCCAGGGTGCATTATAACCACATCTGGAGAGGCAAATTTTTTAAGTCTTTCATAAGTCAAAGAGTAATTCTTAACATATTCCCTAACTGAAGGCAAAAGACAATCTTCTTGTCGTTCTTTCTGGATCCTTAGAATATACAAAATATTCTTCCCTTGAATAGCCTCCTCTATCTTGTAAGTGTAATCAATCCCAAGCTCTTCCAACCAGAGAGGTAAAAGAGTTGGTGGCCCACAAACAGTAACTTTCGCTTCCATCTTATTAAGTGCCAAGATAAGTGAACGAGCGACCCTTGAATGCTTAATATCCCCAATAATCCCAACTTTTAAACCTTTAAAAGAAGGGAATCTTTTCTTTATTGTCATAAGATCTAAAAGAGCTTGAGTGGGATGTTCATGACAACCATCCCCAGCATTTATCACAGATGCCTTTAATTTCTCTGCCAAAAAATGTGGAACACCAGGAGTAGAATGCCTTATTATCATTATATCTACTTCCATTGCCTGAATAGTTCTTGCTGTATCAAGTAATGTTTCCCCTTTAGCTACAGAGGAAGAAAATAGAGAAAAATTTATAGAATCAGCAGAAAGTCTCTTCTCAGCAAGAACAAAAGAATTTAGAGTTCTTGTGCTTGGTTCAAAGAAAAGATTAGCCACTGTAAACCCTCTTAGTGTTGGAGCCTTCTTTATTGGTCTTGTTAAGATATCTTCCATATATTCTGAAGTCTGTAAAATCTCCTCAATTTCTTCTCTTTTAAGATCCTCAATTCCTAACAAATCCTTTCTATAAAGAGCCATTAGAAGAAACCTCTATTATCTTAACAACATCTTCATTATCAATTTCCTCCAGGAGAACCTGAACTTCTTCTTTTTCTTTTAGATCTATCGAGATTCCCTTGTAATCAGGATTAATAGGAAGTTCCCTCCCAGGTCTATCTACCATAACGGCAAGCTTTACTCTCAAAGGTCTTCCATAATCCATGATCTCATCCAAAGCAGACCTTATGGTTCTCCCAGTGAAAATTACGTCATCCACAAGAAGAACTTCTTTCCCCTCTATAGGGGAAGGAAAATAAGTAGAACCAATTATAGGTTTTGGACCATATTTTGTTAAATCATCCCTGTATAATGTAATATCAATAGCTCCCACCTCTATTTCCCAATTTGTTTTTTTCTTTAGAACTTCTGCTAGTCTTTTAGCAAGAATATCACCCCTTTTCCTAATCCCTATTATAAATAAAGAATTAATATCAGGATTATCTTTTATGATCTCAGAAGATAATCTTTCAATGGTCTTCTTTATCTCTTCCTTATCCATCAAAATTCTTTTTTCTTTAAATTTAATTTTCATTTTTAGAACCCCTCAAGAGAAAATTATGGAAAGCTTTTCGGTTTTTTATTAAACTTAAATTAAAAAAAAGGCTCCTCTTCATAGATTTTCCTTATTAATCAATTTATGGTAAACATTTGAATAGTCAAGGTTTGTTTATTATACAATAAAATAACAAAAAGACCTTTTACTTCACATAACCTCTCTCAAAATATTCTTGCTCTGTTCCAATTTCATCTATATTATACTTCTTACCTTCTATTACATTTCTCGCAGCCAAAATTCCCATCTCCAGAGCATGATCTTGATTATTATATCTAAAACTCCCAGCCCTCCCAATTAATTGCAAATTTTTAATTTGCCCCAGATAATTTTTGACTTTATCCAAATTCTCTCTATACCCCAAATCATAAACTGGATATGCATACCTTTCCTTATGAACAAAAAGCCCCAAAACCTCTTTTTCTTTAACAAAACCAAGATCTTCCAACCATTCTAAGCTCAAATTAAACAACTTCTCCTTTGTTGCCTCCCACACTTCTTCATTTTCCCAGCAGAAAAATTCTAGAAGAAGAGAAGTCTTATCAGGGGGTGACATCTTCTTACTAAAATTCTTTGGCTCCATTATTCTCCCAAAAGGAATTTCTTTTTCTGGAAAATATATCCATTGGTCAGGGAAAACAGAGGATTTATTAAGGGTGATAAAAAGAGAAACGTGTGACCTAAATCTTAAATTTTGGGCCGCTTTCAAAACATCTTTTGGGACATCTGTATCTAATAAGTTAATGAATTCCGTTATTGGAATAGAAGAAAGGACATAATCGGCTCTAAAAATTTCGTTTCCCTTATTTGTCTTTACAATAATTTCTTCTATTTTATTATTTTTAACACCTATTTTAACAGGTCTACTATTTAACTTAACAATCCCATATCTTCCATCCAAAATCCTCTCTTTAATTTTTTGGTAAATTAAACCTGTCCCAGAAGCCGGATAATAAAACTGATCAACAAGAGTCTTTGGACCTTCTTTTGACTTAATAATAGCTTTCTTAAACATTTCCTTTAAAGAAAGACCTCTAATTCTCTGACGAGCCCAATCAGGAGAAATCTTAGCACAAGGCAGACCCCAAATTTTCTCTGTATAATTAAGCATATTAAGTTCAGCTAAGGTTCTTCCAAAATCTGAAATTACTTGCTCCTCAAAGGATATTGGCTCTTTCCTTAAAAAAACCTTTTTCGTTCTTTCAAAAAGATAATCACGAACAATCTTAAATCCTTTATAAAAACCAACGTTTAAAAGAGCATTTCTTAACTCAACAGGATAAAGAAAAAATTTACCATTCACATAAAATCTCGTCAACCTATCCACTTTTATCCAACTCTCTCCAAGTAAATCTTCAATAAAATCATATAGATATTTGTTCTGACTGAAAAACCTATGTGGACCAGTATCCGTTCTAAATTCTCCAAACACTAAAGTTCTGGAAAGCCCACCAACTTCTTCGTTCTTCTCCACAACAACAAAAGACTTTCCTGCTTTATTCAACTCAAAAGCCGCTGCCATCCCAGCGGGCCCTCCACCTAAGATCAAGACTTCTCTTTCCATTGCCTAAAATTTATATAATGTTTTCATAAATAGTCAAGCCTTCCCTCAAAGAGAAATTCTTGACTATTTTGGCTTTCCAGATATAATCTTTATAATGGAAAAAGACAATATATACGCTGTAATTACAGGAGACATTGTAAAATCAAGAAATCTTGGAGAGAGAAGAGAAGAAGTTCTAAATTTAATAAGAGAAGGAATTAACTCTCTTTTCTCTTTAAAAAAAGGAAGCTTTGGGGGTTTTTCAGATATTTTTAGAGGAGACTCATTCCAACTTTTAGTGCTAAATCCAAGTTTAGCTTTAGAGATTGTTGTATTTTTAAAAGCCTATCTAATTGCAAAAATTACAAATAAAAAAATAGAGTTAAGGGTAGGAATCGGAATTGGAAAAATTGAAAGTTTCAACCCAACAAATATTAGAGAAAGCGATGGAGAAGCCTTTAGACTCTCAGGAGAAGCAATTGACAATATCTCTAAATATAGAAGATTCCTTATAAAATCCAACAATCC is a window from the candidate division WOR-3 bacterium genome containing:
- a CDS encoding dihydroorotase, whose product is MSLRIKDVHLFDPLNGIDEVGNILIEEGKVVKELTSFPIEEINGKGLYLFPGFIDVHSHFREPGAEDAETIETGSKAAVKGGYTSVCVMPNTEPPIDNEGVARFIKEKSEEVGLCRVFPIGTITKGRKGKELSEMSHLFEAGCVAFSDDGDCVMDSFLLRNALEYSKLFNTPIIDHPEDKSLSAKGQMNEGVISTILGLKGIPDISESTVVARDLLLSKFTSGRLHLAHISTADSVKLIREFKTEKITSEVTPHHLILSDEEIKDFDPNKKMNPPLRTKADLEILQKALVEGIIDVVATDHAPQPDYKKETDFVEAAFGVIGLETSFGVLYTFLVKAGKMELGKLIKVLTSTPSKIFNLPLGEIKEGGIADFTIVDLKGSWKVEADGFVSKSKNSPFLGKRLEGVVKYTIVDGRIVYREGDFLIKKK
- a CDS encoding aspartate carbamoyltransferase catalytic subunit is translated as MALYRKDLLGIEDLKREEIEEILQTSEYMEDILTRPIKKAPTLRGFTVANLFFEPSTRTLNSFVLAEKRLSADSINFSLFSSSVAKGETLLDTARTIQAMEVDIMIIRHSTPGVPHFLAEKLKASVINAGDGCHEHPTQALLDLMTIKKRFPSFKGLKVGIIGDIKHSRVARSLILALNKMEAKVTVCGPPTLLPLWLEELGIDYTYKIEEAIQGKNILYILRIQKERQEDCLLPSVREYVKNYSLTYERLKKFASPDVVIMHPGPINRGIEIESRVADSEYSLILEQVTAGVAVRMSVLYLLLKEKINELKN
- the pyrR gene encoding bifunctional pyr operon transcriptional regulator/uracil phosphoribosyltransferase PyrR, with protein sequence MKIKFKEKRILMDKEEIKKTIERLSSEIIKDNPDINSLFIIGIRKRGDILAKRLAEVLKKKTNWEIEVGAIDITLYRDDLTKYGPKPIIGSTYFPSPIEGKEVLLVDDVIFTGRTIRSALDEIMDYGRPLRVKLAVMVDRPGRELPINPDYKGISIDLKEKEEVQVLLEEIDNEDVVKIIEVSSNGSL
- a CDS encoding FAD-dependent oxidoreductase gives rise to the protein MEREVLILGGGPAGMAAAFELNKAGKSFVVVEKNEEVGGLSRTLVFGEFRTDTGPHRFFSQNKYLYDFIEDLLGESWIKVDRLTRFYVNGKFFLYPVELRNALLNVGFYKGFKIVRDYLFERTKKVFLRKEPISFEEQVISDFGRTLAELNMLNYTEKIWGLPCAKISPDWARQRIRGLSLKEMFKKAIIKSKEGPKTLVDQFYYPASGTGLIYQKIKERILDGRYGIVKLNSRPVKIGVKNNKIEEIIVKTNKGNEIFRADYVLSSIPITEFINLLDTDVPKDVLKAAQNLRFRSHVSLFITLNKSSVFPDQWIYFPEKEIPFGRIMEPKNFSKKMSPPDKTSLLLEFFCWENEEVWEATKEKLFNLSLEWLEDLGFVKEKEVLGLFVHKERYAYPVYDLGYRENLDKVKNYLGQIKNLQLIGRAGSFRYNNQDHALEMGILAARNVIEGKKYNIDEIGTEQEYFERGYVK
- a CDS encoding SatD family protein: MEKDNIYAVITGDIVKSRNLGERREEVLNLIREGINSLFSLKKGSFGGFSDIFRGDSFQLLVLNPSLALEIVVFLKAYLIAKITNKKIELRVGIGIGKIESFNPTNIRESDGEAFRLSGEAIDNISKYRRFLIKSNNPELNRYFNFISSSIDAITSHWSPLQAEAILLWISGENQISIGEKLGISQPAIHQRLQLGGHFALKEAFELFEYLIRKHYNI